One window from the genome of Motilibacter aurantiacus encodes:
- a CDS encoding pilus assembly protein CpaE encodes MLSLGLARRLRDAGLTWEPASGDRFVLLGPEMTDDVFVLSDMVADVHHFPSGPVIGFNGTVEWALDSVSADDALWLPTEEQLRERLGDAFDRLERTGDGFRVVCGAAAFEALWADDAYALALLERLGA; translated from the coding sequence GTGCTCTCCCTCGGCCTCGCCCGCCGGCTGCGCGATGCCGGCCTGACGTGGGAGCCGGCGAGCGGTGACCGCTTCGTGCTGCTCGGCCCGGAGATGACCGACGACGTGTTCGTGCTCAGCGACATGGTCGCGGACGTGCACCACTTCCCCAGCGGTCCCGTCATCGGGTTCAACGGCACGGTCGAGTGGGCGCTGGACAGTGTGTCGGCCGACGACGCCCTCTGGCTGCCGACGGAGGAGCAGCTGCGCGAGCGGCTCGGCGACGCGTTCGACCGGCTCGAGCGCACCGGTGACGGCTTCCGGGTGGTGTGCGGCGCTGCCGCCTTCGAGGCGCTGTGGGCCGACGACGCGTACGCCCTGGCGCTGCTGGAACGGCTCGGCGCGTGA
- a CDS encoding PHP domain-containing protein has translation MEPVDALRRIAFLLERALEPTYRVRAFRAAAAVVEGLPRGELERRAKASSLTELKGLGKVTATVVAEALVGEVPVYLRRLEATGGRPVAEGGAELRAALRGDLHTHSDWSDGGSPIREMALAMRELGHEYAALTDHSPRLTVANGLSPERLRRQLDVVAELNAELAPFRLLTGIEVDINEDGTLDQEDELLARLDVVVASVHSKLRSPRDVMTERMLAAVSNPHTDVLGHCTGRNVTTGGRGGRLRPESEFDAAAVFAACAQNGVAVEVNCRPERLDPPKRLLRLAVEAGCYVSIDTDAHAPGQLDWQPYGCERAAACGVPAETVVNTWPVERLLEWAGRAG, from the coding sequence ATCGAGCCGGTGGACGCCCTGCGCCGCATCGCGTTCCTGCTCGAGCGGGCGCTGGAGCCCACGTACCGTGTCCGGGCGTTCCGCGCAGCGGCGGCGGTCGTGGAGGGGCTGCCCCGCGGGGAGCTGGAGCGGCGGGCGAAGGCGTCGTCGCTGACCGAGCTCAAGGGGCTGGGCAAGGTGACCGCGACCGTGGTCGCCGAGGCGTTGGTCGGCGAGGTGCCGGTGTACCTGCGCCGACTGGAGGCGACCGGCGGCCGGCCGGTCGCGGAGGGCGGCGCGGAGCTGCGCGCGGCCCTGCGAGGGGACCTGCACACCCACAGTGACTGGAGCGACGGCGGCTCGCCGATCCGGGAGATGGCGCTGGCCATGCGCGAGCTCGGCCACGAGTACGCCGCGCTGACCGACCACTCGCCCCGGCTCACCGTCGCCAACGGGCTCTCGCCGGAGCGGCTGCGCCGCCAGCTGGACGTCGTCGCCGAGCTCAACGCCGAGCTCGCGCCCTTCCGGCTGCTGACCGGTATCGAGGTGGACATCAACGAGGACGGGACGCTGGACCAGGAGGACGAGCTGCTGGCCCGGCTCGACGTGGTCGTGGCCTCGGTGCACTCGAAGCTGCGCTCACCGAGGGACGTGATGACCGAGCGCATGCTGGCCGCGGTGAGCAACCCGCACACCGACGTGCTCGGCCACTGCACCGGGCGCAACGTGACCACGGGAGGGCGGGGCGGCCGGCTGCGCCCGGAGTCCGAGTTCGACGCGGCAGCGGTGTTCGCGGCGTGCGCGCAGAACGGGGTGGCCGTGGAGGTGAACTGCCGGCCCGAGCGGCTCGACCCGCCGAAGCGGCTGCTCCGGCTGGCGGTCGAGGCCGGCTGCTACGTGTCGATCGACACCGACGCGCACGCGCCCGGGCAGCTGGACTGGCAGCCCTACGGGTGCGAGCGCGCGGCGGCCTGCGGCGTGCCGGCCGAGACCGTGGTGAACACCTGGCCGGTGGAGCGGCTGCTCGAGTGGGCCGGCCGTGCGGGCTGA